CCCGGCCAGTACTCATATTTCTTCACCAGCCCGCTTTCCTTCGCCACCTCATGCAGTGTTTGGAACATTGCCCGGATCGGCTCTGGCTTCACCTCGTCGAGCACCGCTCTCATCTGTCCATCTCCCACCAACCCCTTGATCTGGTAGATGCTTTTCAAGTTCTCCTGTTCCGGCTTCGTTTGTTCTCCAAACTCCAGCAACGACGCTTTTTTCAGCGAAAACATCGCAAACCCACTCCGCAGGATGTCTCCCAACTCATAGGTCCGATTATTGGCTCGATAGTCCTCGATTTCATCGAACTTCGCGCTGACTTTCCCGAAGACTTCTTCAAATGTTCGCTCTTTGATTCCCGGTTGTTTGGTGTTTGTCATCCCTTCAGTTTATCTTTTTTGGCTTTTGTTTTCCAAACAAAGAATTGCTGGCGGTCGTATTAGAAAATAGTTAAGTCATTCAATAAAATGAACTTAGTGATCTACTGACTACTGACTACTGACTATAAACTGGTATAATTCAGTATTGAACCTTCGGTGACTGGCAGGCTGGAGGCACGTATGAATCAGACAGATAATGTCACACAGATCAACGAATTGATGATCCTGGTTCGTGAAATAAGCGCCCGGCTGTAATCCACGCCTCATTTCCGGCTGGCTGACAGACTGGTCCAACCTTTCAACGGCCAGCGGAGTTGGGCGGAATAGGCGGTTGGAAAGTCTGGTTCGCCTTCAATTCCGACATCCCTGGTGGTGAGATGTCCAGAATGGCTGCGATAGGTCTTGAACAGCAAATCCCAAACAGCGAAAAAAGCGCCGAAATTGACATTGCTCCGGTCCGCTTCCTTTTGATGATGCCAGCGATGGAGTTCAGCTACGCAAAACACGAACCGCAACCACCCGGCGCGGTAGTCGATGTTCCCATGCTGCAACATCATATTGATTCCGAGAATCGCCAAGGCGCCGACCACGACCGGATACGGCGCGCCAAGCACCAGGACGAGCGTCACCCCTGGCACCCCTTCCAGAACCTGGTGAAGAGGATGGCGCTTTTCACCATTGACCCAATACAATCGCTTTGAACTGTGATGAACAGCGTGAAACCTCCACAAAATTTCGTTGGAGTGGCTCCATCGGTGGACCAGATACAAAAACAGGTCAATGATTGCCAAACAGACACCGACTTGAAGCGCAAGCGGCCATTCAACCGGCCACCAGTCGGCGAATAGAAGGCGGTCAACCAACACTGCGTACAGCATCAGGCTGACTTGTTTGATGCCGAAGTTCACCAGGTAGTGAAGAACGTCGGTCAGCGTATCGTGGTGGCTGTGATTCCAATCGGGTTCATAGGGCAACAGCCGTTCGAGACACCCGACACAGAGGGCGGAAACGACCATAACCGGCAAGACGACCTGAATTGACTGGAGTCCCGCCCCCAACCCCAGGATAATGATTGCCCCGCCGCCGAGCACCAACGTGGGGTAAATGAAAAATGACAAAACGGATTTGAGAAGCGTCATGATACCTTTCAATCTTGAATGAGTGATGGCGACCAGTTTGAAATCTATCACCCACTTTTTTGGAATACTTGAACGATTCAGCTATGCAGGAACGAGGCAAGTGGAAAGGCAATTTTACGCTCTGGTCCGGCGGGGGCGGATATGTCGGCACATCATCCGATACGAAGGTTCACGCCCATCACGCCATCCAATTGTGTTTTGCGCTTGAAGGATCCTTCAATCTCCGGTCCAGCCCATCACGAAAATGGGAAGCGTTCTCAGCGGCGTTGGTCGCCCCAGATGCGCCACATCAACTTGACGGCAGCGGCCATCGAATAGTTTTGGTGTACCTCGACCCCGAATCCGAAGCTGCCAGCCGGATCCGGACCCGGTTCACCGATGCGGCCATCCAACCAGTACCAGTTCAAACTCTGTCACCGTTGCTGGAGAAGATATATACCGAAGCTGGGCCCCAAGCCGACCTGATTCCGCTTTTCAACGCGATGGTCACGTCACTTGGCGGCGAAGCCAGCGTGCCGGGTTCGATGGATCCGCGAATTGCCCAGGCGACCAGGCTTTTGAATTCATCTGCTGAAGCGATTCCGACACTGCGGGAACTTGCCCAAAAGGTTCATTTGTCGCCGAGCCGCCTCGGACATTTGTTTCGAGCGCAGACGGGCCTCCCGCTTCGTTGTTACCGGCTTTGGCTCAGACTGCGACGGGCGCTTGACGCGTTGAACCAGACCGGTTCCCTCACCACTGCCGCCCACTCAGCCGCATTTGCCGATTCAGCCCATTTCAGCCGGACGTTTCGCCGAATGTTCGGTATCACACCGTCGGAATTAGCGGTTGAGCGGCAGACGCAACCCAGCAGGTCATATGCGCCAAGATAATACCAATTAGGGTTCAGGATTGCAGGGAAATACAATTGTTTCAATGGTTTAGCTGTTTGGTAATGCGAGTGCTTCATTGCAAAATGGGATGAAACACATTGGCCGGGTTCAGTAAAGATGTATGAAAGGAAATGTGGCTGGCGGTAATAAAAGCCACTCCTCGGTTACAATATTGGTTCCGGCGTTTTCGCCCACACAACCGATGGTCACCAGTCAAATCCCAACCAATCCATCCATTTTGAAGCGTCCCAAGGGTGAGTTTTTTTCTTGCCTTCAGTCCACTCTTGGTTTCAGGCACGAATCAGGAAATTGCGCATCATTCCGGCATCTTCGTGCTCCAGATTGTGGCAGTGGTAGACAAACAGACCGCTGTAATCCTCAAATTTGAGCAGCAATTTTACCCGCTCACCAGGCATGAGCAAAACCGTGTCTTTCCACCCTTCATCCACGTATCCGGCCCGCACCGTGTTCCAACCGGAAGCGAATCCCGGCGTGATTTGCCGTTCGATCACCTGGAATTGCACGCCATGAATGTGGATCGGATGCATCATCCGCATGCCCATCATTCGGGCGGAACCGGCATCATTGACGAGGTTCCATGCCTCCAGTGTGCCGAGTTGAACAATTTCGTTCTCGGCTACCTCATTCATTGCAAACCGCCGCCCATTGAGGACCCACGCCATCCGGTTAAAGGACGTGCTGAAGGTTCGTGGCTTGTCCCGGTTGACCGCATCTTCCAATCGATGACGGGAAATCGTGGACAAAGTGGAGGGCACTGCAAATTTTCCAACCTTTTCTTTCCTGACTACCACCACATTCATCACCGTGAAGGGAGCGCCGTTCGTCAGGGATGCCCCACCGCCCATCATCCCACTCTCCGCACCTGAAAAGCCCAGGCTCAACAGCCGCATGGTTGATCCAACCGGGAACTTTTGGAAATCAACCACGATCTCGATCCGTTCACCTGGAGCCAGCATGACATACTCGCGCCAAAGTGGTGCTTCCAACAGCCCGCCATCCGTCCCGATCACAGCCATTGGTGCGCCATGACTCCAGGCGAGTTTGTAGACGCGCGAATTTGATCCGTTTACCAAACGCAACCGATACGCCCGCGTGGCCACCGGGAGGACGTAATCAGGTTTTCCGTTGACCAGAATTTGATTGCCCAGAAAACCATCCATCCCATTCATCATTCCGCCCGTCTGGTAGGAAAGCTGATGGTTGCCGTCAAAAAGACGATCCTGAATCACCAGCGGAAGGTCGTGCTCACCGGAAGGAAGCCGGGTGGCTGATTCTTCATCGTCTGAAACCAGAAAGAGACCGGCTAATCCATGGTAGACTTGCGGCCCAGTGCGTCCATCCGGATGTGGGTGAAACCAGTAAGTACCCGCCCGATTCCGAACCTGGAACTCGTAGACATAGATTTGACCCGGATTGATGAGATAACGCGGATGGGCGTCCATCTCGGATGATAGACGCAGACCGTGCCAGTGAATCACCGAAGCCTCCGGCAAGTCATTCCGAAAGTTGATGCGGATGTTTTGCCCTTGATGAACCCGGATAACCGGCCCCAGGTAACTACCGGCGATGGTTTCAATAGACCCAGAATCACCCTTGAGCAAAGCTGCCTGATAGGTCCAAACCCGAGTCGGCTGACCCGGGAAAAGGGAAACGTCGGCTGGAGTTGCCTGTAAGTCAATTTCAACGTCCGGGTCAAAGGTGCTGCTGGTTTGAAATGCGGTCGCTGGTGAATCGGCTTTTATTGATGAGAATGGAAAACCCTCTGTCCCCAAGACCGTCACGCCCAGCGTTGCCAGTTGCAGAAAATCTCTTCGATTGAGAATTCTGTTGCCCTTGATTTCATCAAATGGGTTGAAGCTACGTTTCATACAGCTAAACCTCCCTCCCGTTCACCGTTTTTCCTGCCTTTCAGATGTGAAGACGAATTGACGAATTGAACCTGTCCGCCCTTCCGCCTTCTGAAAAGTGACGGCAATTGCAATGCCACACCTGGGAAGTTGGCAAGACCCTCTCAATGGCCTTGAAATAATACCAATTTAGAATAAAGAATGGTTTAAATCCATTGATTTCAAATATTTAATAATTTCCTAATGCGAGAGTTCCATTCCAAAATGGGATGACTGTTTTTTTAACCTATTTTCACCAGTTTTGGGTCTCCAGGTCTGGGAAGTTTCACCTATATTGGGTATTTCCCAACTATGTTGGGAAATACCCAAAAATCCGTCCTGCGACACGCTCTACTCAGTTTCCTAATGGTATTTGCGTTCCATGCCGGAGGTCCTCCCCAAATGAGAATGCTAGTTTGAATAAGTACCTTGTCATAAATTTCCTGAGATATTGGACTTGGTAAGTGTTTGATTCTTTTCGTGTATTTCGTGTGTTTCGTGGTTCAAAATGTCTGGAAATTTTCAGTAAGGTACTTAACATATCCTGGCCGAAAATCTATGGATGTCCCGGTGTCCGAATTTGCTGAAGAAGTCACCGAAACATACTCTAATCTATCAACTATTGACAGTAGTTGTTTGAGTACCTATAGTGCCTACCTCTCATTATTTTTTCACCTCGTAAGACCTCACCGACCATGCCGAAGTTTTCACTTAGAGGATTTAAAACTGACCGTCAGGGCGCCAGCCACGTGCTGGGCGAATTGGAGACCGTCATCATGGAACTCCTCTGGCAGCAGCCCCAGCAAACCGTTTCTGAAGTAGAAACCCGTCTTGCCCACAGCCGGACCATCGCCCATACCACGGTATTGACAACGCTTGACCGACTCCATCGCAAAGGCTATCTGACACGCGAAAAGGAGGGGAAAGCGTTCGTCTATGCCCCGACCTATACCCGCCAGGAATTTGAACGCGGAATGGCCGAAGAGGTCCTGAGTGCTATCTTGAAAGGAATTGGTGAACCGGCACTGTCCACGTTTGTGGATATGATCGGTGAAGACGAAGCCCAGTTGAACAAGCTGGAAGCCTTGATTCAGGAAAAACGAAAGGACCGGCAGTCATGAATATTTCGCCGTGGGCGCTCCTGCTGGCCGGTATTGAGAATTTTGTCCTGATCAACACAGGTCTGTCCGGGCTTGTGTTTTTTCTGATTGGCATCATCCGGGCAAGTGGACAGTTGACCACCTGGCATCCGTTGAGACAATCGCGGTTGTACGCATCAGCCATGGTCTTCCCCGCTGTTTTTTCAGGCTGGCTGGTGCTGGCGTCCTTGCTGCCGGTGGGCTGGATGAACCGGTCACAATGGGCCACCCACCACACGGAACCCCATACCCTGCATTTGTTAAATGCCCTGACTTCGAGTTTTGACCCAGCCCTGGAATATTCCACCTTCCTGTTTCTGGTTGGAGCAACTGTCATCGCTGGCCTGGTGGCAGTCCAGGCGTATGTCCGTATCGGAAGCCTGGTGCGATGTCTTGAAATCGGCGGCGAGCCCATCTCAACTGAGCAAATGGAACAAGTGAACCACCTGTGCCACCAGCATGGGTTGGAAGTTGGATTGGTCTGCAGCCGGCGTCCGTTTTCGTTTGTATGGGGCTATTTCAAATCAAAATTGATTGTGTCAACCGGGCTGCTCAATAGCCTGACCAGAGAGGAGCTGGCGGCTTTGCTTCACCACGAAGCCGCCCACCACCACCGTCGTGACAATTTGTTGAAGTGGTTGCTGACGATGTGCCGGTACAGTTCGTGTGCCTTTCCCCTGACGAATGTCGTGTATCGCTGGTGGAGCCATTCGGTTGAAATGATTTGTGATGAGGTCGCCGCCGAACGCACTCACCCATTGGAAGTGGCCGAGGCGCTGGTGAAAATCAAGCGACTGGCGGGCACTCTCCCGATGGGTCCCCAGGCCGGGCAATCAGCGTTCTTTGGTGACACCGCTCACCATTTGGAACACCGCATTCATCATCTGGTCGGGTTGCTGGACTCTCAAGAACGCGTCTCGGTAGCACGGCTATCCCACTCCTGGACTGGTTCCGCTCTGTGGCTGACCGCCATGTTTGGGGCCGTGTTAGTGGGGGTGTTTGCCATTTCGCCGCTGGCCATCCACCGACTCGTGGAACAATTCCTCCACCAATTTTGACCTTTGTCGGTTGGATCAATTTTTTCGCGGGTTCAGATTTTCAAAAACTATCGTCGGTAGTTTTCGGGAGAATGAGGAATGAACAGAAAACCACCAATTTGGGCACTGGCCAGCCCGTTCTTTTCAATGAAAACAGTTGCCACCATTTGTCTTGCGGGCCTGGCATTCGGAATCGGAATGACCGGGTGTTCACCTCAAGCCCCACCCCAAGTCCATTCCGAAGCCGAGGAAGAAGCACTGGCTCGCACTGAGTTTACCAGCCGGATTGAGAATTTTTTTGAGTACGAACCACTGAAAGCCAATCGCAAAAGCCAGTTTTTGATTCATCTCACCGATTTAACCGACGGTTCGCCAGTTGAAAAAGCCGAGGTCGTGCTTTCGATCCGAAGAAAAGGGCAACCATCTGAAATCGCTCAAACCAGAGCCCGCATCGGGAAAGTCACGGGAATCTATGTGGCCGATGTCGCAATTTCCAATTCAGGACAGTACGACATTGAATTTCACGTCAAAAACAACAAGCTCGATGAACGGCTGACCGTGACTGATTTTCAGGTTGAGTAATACCAATTTAGGTCAGGGTATCGGGGTCAGGGAAATACAATTTTCTCAATAACTTAACCTTGCCGTAATACGGTGGGTCCATTCCAAAATGGTATAACCGCCAATCGAATCATTGCCATACCGGAGAACATCGTCATGGGAATCCCCGATCTTTCACCAGCCCCGAAGGTCACTCCTGAAAATCCAACGCCACAGACTGGCCAAAAAATGTCCTGGGTTCTCTGGCTGACCGTCCTGATGCTGGTTGCAAGCATCCTGACGGCTGCCCTGTGGCGGCGACCAGGCTCCGTTGTGGAAGAACCACCCGTGGCCGCTCAAAGTACCGGTACGGTCAAGTTCCTGATGGAACAGCAATGGCTCATCCGGATGAAACTGGCACTGGTTGAGGCAAAAACTGTCGCCCGTCAGATCACTTCCACCGGGCGGGTCGTGGCAACGCCGGAACGCCAGGCCGTGGTGTCGCCTCCGGTTGAAGGCATCATTACCGATTCGCACCCCCTTCCCCGGATTGGTCAAGCGGTTTCCAAAGGGCAATTGCTGGCGATCTTGCAGCAAACACCGACAGCCGGAGACGCCGGACAAATTTCCGCCGCCAACGCCCAGGTCCGAATTGAAAACGCCCGGCTGGAAGCTGAACGCCGCCAGTTGGCCCAGGATGTCAATAAAACCCAGGCCCGGTTGACACTGGCCAAAAATGAGTATGACCGGGCGCAAAAGCTCCACCGGGATGGAATCGTCTCACTGAGTGAAGCACAAACAGCGGAGACCGAATTGAAAGCTGCGGAAGCAGATTTCATCGCCGCCCAAAACCAGTTGCAGGCTTTAAACAACTCCTCAACCATTGCCCCTGCGGAAGAAACCACGCGGGTTGAAATCCGGTCACCACTGACCGGCACGATTACAGCCGTTCATAAATCGCTCGGCGAACGCGCCGCTTCCGGAGAAGCCATGTTTGAAATTGTCAGTCTGGATGAGGTTTGGGTGGAAGCTCCGCTCTTTGAAAAGGACCTGCACCGGCTGGCAATCGGTAAAACGGCGTTTTTTACAACCGTGGCCGTCCCCGACGTGGAATACACCGGGAGTCTCGTCAATATTGGATCCGTGATTGACGAGCACCTCCGGGCGGCAACGGTGATTTTTTCAGTTCCGAATCCCCGCCGTGAACTCCGCATCGGGATGCAGGCCAATGTTCGGCTTGATGCCGGTGACCAGGTCGAAGCCACGCTGATTCCGCGTGAAGCCGTGCTCGATCACGAAGGAAAGAAAATCGTGTACGTGCTGCTTTCAGGCGAAGAGTTTGAACGACGCGAAGTCAAGGTTGGCGATGAATACGGCCCAACCATTGCCATTCTTGCTGGGCTCAAGCCAGGGGAGCGAGTCGTTACTCAGGGCGCCTATCAACTCAAACTTCAGGAACTCAGACCCGCAAACGCCGGCGCCCATACCCACGAAACCTGACCCGGCACTCCGAGCCCCAAACCCTATGCTGAATAAAATCATTGACTGGTCCCTCAACAACCGGCTGCTGGTCATCATCGCAGCCGGTGTGCTGCTGGTGTATGGCGGCGTAGTTGCATTTCAGACACAGGTTGACGTGTTCCCCGATTTAACCGCACCAACCGTCACCATTCTGACTGAAAGCCACGGTCTGGCCCCCGAAGAAGTCGAATCGCTGGTTTCACTGCCGATTGAATCCGCCATGAACGGCACGGCGGGGGTGTTTCGGGTGCGGTCCAACTCAGCCATCGGCATTTCGCTGGTGTTTGTGGAATTCCAGTTTGGCACCGACATTTATCGTGCCCGGCAACTGGTAACGGAAAAGCTCCAGCAGGTTCGACTTCCAGAAGGTGTGTCTCCGCCGACATTGGGGCCGATTTCCTCGACCATGGGCGAAATCATGCTCATTTCAATGACCAGCACCACAACCACGCCGATGGAGCTTCGCTCTCTGGCAGACTGGACTGTTCGCCCGCGACTACTCGGAGTCACCGGAGTCTCTCAGGTAATGATCATTGGTGGCGAAACCAAACAATTCCAGGTTTTGGTGAACCCGGCCAAACTGGCTGACTATCAAATTAGCCTCAAAGAAGTCACAGACGCGGTGATTGCCGCCACGGCCAACGCGCCCGGCGGATTTTTAGAGCGTCCGAATGAAGAATTTCTGATCCGGGGCCGTGCCAGAATTCATTCCATTGAGGACCTGGCTCATTCAGTCATTACCGTCCGCGAGACCGTACCAGTGCTGGTCAAAAATGTGGCAACGGTTCAAATCGGCCCGGCACTCAAACGCGGAGATGGAAGCTTTAACGCCCAACCAGCCGTGGTGGCCACCATTCAGAAACAGCCGAATGCCAACACCCTTGAAGTCTCCAGCCAGATTGAAGCGACGCTGGCCAGCCTGAAACCAACCCTTCCACCAGATGTCACGATTGATACCAAAGCCTTCCAGCAAGCTGATTTCATCAAGCGGGCGATTGGCAACGTGCAGCGAGCATTGCTCGAAGGGGGCATCCTTGTCACCGTCATTTTGTTTCTGTTTTTGTGGAATTTCCGAACGACGTTCATCAGTCTGACTGCCATTCCACTTTCACTCATCGCAGCGGTCCTGGCCATGAACTATTTTGGGATGAGCATCAACACCATGACGCTCGGTGGACTGGCCATTGCCATCGGGGAACTGGTGGATGATGCCATTGTGGACGTGGAAAACGTCTTTCGTCGGTTGAAACAAAATACCCAATCTGCCCAGGCGGAACCAGTGATTCGAGTTATCTTCAAAGCTTCAAGCGAAATCCGAAACTCGATTGTGTTTGCCACGCTGATCATTGTGCTGGTGTTTATTCCGCTGTTTAGTCTGAGCGGGTTTGAAGGGCGGATGTTTGCGCCGCTTGCATTTGCCTACATTATCTCAATTCTGGCATCGCTCGTGGTCGCACTGACCGTGACTCCGGTGCTGTGTTATTACCTGCTGACCCGTTCGGAGTTGCTCCATCACGAAACTGACTCACGGTTCGTGGTATGGCTCAAACGCCATTACACCCGGTTGCTTGACTGGACACTGCATCATCCCTACCAGATTATCGGGGCCTCCGGCGTGATGCTCCTGGCGGCTTTGGCCATCATCCCGCTGATGGGAAAGGAGTTTTTGCCTCCGTTCAATGAAGGCACGCTCAATATCAACGTCAATCTGCCGCCTGGAACCTCGCTCAACGAATCAACCCGGATCGGCACCATCGTTGAAAACATGCTGCATCAAATACCGGAGGTTGTCAGCACGACCCGTCGGACCGGGCGAGCGGAACTGGATGAACACGCCGCTGGAGTCAACACCAGTGAAATCGAAGTGGTCACCGAGGAAAAAAATCGCCCGCACGCCGAAGTCATGGAAGAAGTCCGCCAAAACCTGAGCCGGATTCCCGGCGCATCAGTCGAGGTCGGCCAGCCGATTTCACACCGCATTGACCATTTGCTTTCGGGTACACGGGCACAAATTGCAATTAAGATTTTTGGCCCGGATCTGGCAACCCTTCGCTCCAAAGCCGAAGAAGTTCGAGCGGCAATGGAAACCGTGCCCGGAATCGTTGACCTGATCGTTGAGCCGCAAGTTGGTGTGCCGCAAGTTCAAATCAATCTCAATCGCCAGGCAGCGGCGGCGGTTGGATTGCAGGCTGCAGATTTAGCCGAAACCGTGGATACCGCCTTCAACGGCCACATTGCAGCCCAGGTGCTCGAAGAGCAGCGAACCTATGACGTGCTGGTTCGACTTGAAGATTCCGCCCGCCAGTCGGTCGAAAGCATCGGCAAGACATTGATTGACACCCCGATTGGGGCCAGGGTTCCAATCAGTCAGGTGGCTGAAATTCGAACTGATCAAGGGCCAAATACCATCAACCGGGAAAATGTCCAGCGCCGCATCATTGTTCAGGCCAATGTTGCCGGGCGTGATTTGGGAAGCGTCATTGAGGATGTTAAAACCGCTATTTCTCGAACAGTTCCCATGCCGCAAGGCTACTATGTGCAATATGGCGGACAGTTTGAGTCACAAGAACGCGCCTCGCGGCAAATCCTGATTCTGTCGCTGGTTTCCATCGGCGGCATTTTTTTCTTGCTCTATCTGGCCTTGAAATCGAGCCGGTCAGCATTGCTCGTGATGGTCAACCTTCCGCTAGCGCTTATCGGAGGTATTGTCATGGTCTTTGTGTCCGGTGGAACGCTTTCAGTCGCATCCATGGTTGGATTCATCACGTTGTTTGGAATCGCCACCCGCAACGGGATTATGCTCATCACCCACTATCTGCATTTGATCCAGGAAGAATCCCTCGATTTCCGGGAGGCGATTGTTCAGGGGTCACTGGAACGGTTGAGTCCAATCTTGATGACTGCCCTGGTGACCGGTATCGGCCTGATCCCGCTTGCGCTCGGCAAAGGTGAGCCGGGCAAGGAAATCCAGCAACCGATGGCCGTTGTCATTTTAGGTGGTATTGTGACCTCCACGTTTCTCAATATGGTGGTCATTCCAGCCTTGTTTTTGAAATTCGGTGGGGTCGCCAGGTATCTTCGAGAAACGCAACCTTCCGAATAAGAATCACCAGCACCAACACCTGATGCCAGGTGAATTCACAAAATTGGCCTGGATAGCTTGAGCAGCTATGATGAAATCTTGATTCATTCCATTTCTGCTCCAGGAGCTTGCTACTGATGATCAATCCGCAACTTACCTATTTTGCGTTGCTGGTGATTCAGGCACTCCACCTGTTACACCACCGACTTGCCAAACGACATATCAGTTTTGCTGAAGTAATTTCGGCAGCCGTCCTCTGTGTTCCTCCATCATTGTTGCTTCCAGCCTGGTTGTTTGTGCTGACCCATGGCGTCCTCATCGCGGTGCAGATCATTGGAAGCCTTTGGATCCAAAAACTTTCCCCGCACTGGGAAACACCGCTGCAAAAGTGAACCGTCCGTCACTACACCCTCCCTACTTGCCTGTACAACCCAAAAAGAAAATGATAAGGTGGCGCGTTTTAATTGACTTGCCCATTCCGGGCTATACCCACCTGAAAGAATCTGCTTATGTCTGCTTCGGACCTTGACGAAGATCTTGACCATTCCGACGACGAATTTGAGGACGAAGAGGAAGAGGAAACCCTCGAAGACCTGATTGTCAATCTGGCTGACGAATTGCGCCGGGTTGGCCGCGAAGTGTTTAAAGTCAACCGGGCGGTTGACCGCAACCAGGAACTCTTTGAAGACGCCCTCAAGGAACTGCGCCGACTCAACCGCGACGCAACCAAAGCTGCCGCCTCAGTTGATTCCAGTGCGATTGAACAAGCTGTCCTTGAAACCAAAGCCTCGCTGTGCAAAGAGTTGCTTGGTGTGCTTGACGGACTCGAACTCAGCCTGGCTTCGGCCAAAGACATCGTCACGCAACTCGAAATCGCGCTTGATGAAAACACAACGATGGCTGAGGAAGTGGCCGTGAATTTTGAGACACTTTCTCATTCCTTCCCACCCGAGGTATTGGCCTGGTTTTCCCTCGCCCGCACCTTCCGCTGGGATGTGACCGACACCGCCAATTCATTCAATCAATGGCTTGAGGGTCAACACATGGTCATTCGTCGGTTTCTGGCTGTTTTAGCCGCTGTTGGAGTAGAACCGATTGATTCAGTTGGATACCGCTTTATGCCGGACCGACACAAAGCCGTGTCGGTTGAAATCCGAACCGATGTTCCAGCAGGAACCATCGTTGATGAAGAAGTGAAGGGCTATACCCTGGACGGGAAAATTCTTCGCTTCGCAGAGGTGATCGTAACTCGTTATGAGTAAAACAGTTGGCATTGATCTTGGCACCACCAATTCACTGGTGGCCATTCTTGAAAACGGCATTCCCCGCATTCTGGAGCGCAATGG
The sequence above is a segment of the Acidobacteriota bacterium genome. Coding sequences within it:
- a CDS encoding sterol desaturase family protein, whose translation is MTLLKSVLSFFIYPTLVLGGGAIIILGLGAGLQSIQVVLPVMVVSALCVGCLERLLPYEPDWNHSHHDTLTDVLHYLVNFGIKQVSLMLYAVLVDRLLFADWWPVEWPLALQVGVCLAIIDLFLYLVHRWSHSNEILWRFHAVHHSSKRLYWVNGEKRHPLHQVLEGVPGVTLVLVLGAPYPVVVGALAILGINMMLQHGNIDYRAGWLRFVFCVAELHRWHHQKEADRSNVNFGAFFAVWDLLFKTYRSHSGHLTTRDVGIEGEPDFPTAYSAQLRWPLKGWTSLSASRK
- a CDS encoding helix-turn-helix transcriptional regulator → MQERGKWKGNFTLWSGGGGYVGTSSDTKVHAHHAIQLCFALEGSFNLRSSPSRKWEAFSAALVAPDAPHQLDGSGHRIVLVYLDPESEAASRIRTRFTDAAIQPVPVQTLSPLLEKIYTEAGPQADLIPLFNAMVTSLGGEASVPGSMDPRIAQATRLLNSSAEAIPTLRELAQKVHLSPSRLGHLFRAQTGLPLRCYRLWLRLRRALDALNQTGSLTTAAHSAAFADSAHFSRTFRRMFGITPSELAVERQTQPSRSYAPR
- a CDS encoding multicopper oxidase domain-containing protein; this encodes MKRSFNPFDEIKGNRILNRRDFLQLATLGVTVLGTEGFPFSSIKADSPATAFQTSSTFDPDVEIDLQATPADVSLFPGQPTRVWTYQAALLKGDSGSIETIAGSYLGPVIRVHQGQNIRINFRNDLPEASVIHWHGLRLSSEMDAHPRYLINPGQIYVYEFQVRNRAGTYWFHPHPDGRTGPQVYHGLAGLFLVSDDEESATRLPSGEHDLPLVIQDRLFDGNHQLSYQTGGMMNGMDGFLGNQILVNGKPDYVLPVATRAYRLRLVNGSNSRVYKLAWSHGAPMAVIGTDGGLLEAPLWREYVMLAPGERIEIVVDFQKFPVGSTMRLLSLGFSGAESGMMGGGASLTNGAPFTVMNVVVVRKEKVGKFAVPSTLSTISRHRLEDAVNRDKPRTFSTSFNRMAWVLNGRRFAMNEVAENEIVQLGTLEAWNLVNDAGSARMMGMRMMHPIHIHGVQFQVIERQITPGFASGWNTVRAGYVDEGWKDTVLLMPGERVKLLLKFEDYSGLFVYHCHNLEHEDAGMMRNFLIRA
- a CDS encoding BlaI/MecI/CopY family transcriptional regulator; the encoded protein is MPKFSLRGFKTDRQGASHVLGELETVIMELLWQQPQQTVSEVETRLAHSRTIAHTTVLTTLDRLHRKGYLTREKEGKAFVYAPTYTRQEFERGMAEEVLSAILKGIGEPALSTFVDMIGEDEAQLNKLEALIQEKRKDRQS
- a CDS encoding M48 family metalloprotease, with translation MNISPWALLLAGIENFVLINTGLSGLVFFLIGIIRASGQLTTWHPLRQSRLYASAMVFPAVFSGWLVLASLLPVGWMNRSQWATHHTEPHTLHLLNALTSSFDPALEYSTFLFLVGATVIAGLVAVQAYVRIGSLVRCLEIGGEPISTEQMEQVNHLCHQHGLEVGLVCSRRPFSFVWGYFKSKLIVSTGLLNSLTREELAALLHHEAAHHHRRDNLLKWLLTMCRYSSCAFPLTNVVYRWWSHSVEMICDEVAAERTHPLEVAEALVKIKRLAGTLPMGPQAGQSAFFGDTAHHLEHRIHHLVGLLDSQERVSVARLSHSWTGSALWLTAMFGAVLVGVFAISPLAIHRLVEQFLHQF
- a CDS encoding efflux RND transporter periplasmic adaptor subunit — protein: MGIPDLSPAPKVTPENPTPQTGQKMSWVLWLTVLMLVASILTAALWRRPGSVVEEPPVAAQSTGTVKFLMEQQWLIRMKLALVEAKTVARQITSTGRVVATPERQAVVSPPVEGIITDSHPLPRIGQAVSKGQLLAILQQTPTAGDAGQISAANAQVRIENARLEAERRQLAQDVNKTQARLTLAKNEYDRAQKLHRDGIVSLSEAQTAETELKAAEADFIAAQNQLQALNNSSTIAPAEETTRVEIRSPLTGTITAVHKSLGERAASGEAMFEIVSLDEVWVEAPLFEKDLHRLAIGKTAFFTTVAVPDVEYTGSLVNIGSVIDEHLRAATVIFSVPNPRRELRIGMQANVRLDAGDQVEATLIPREAVLDHEGKKIVYVLLSGEEFERREVKVGDEYGPTIAILAGLKPGERVVTQGAYQLKLQELRPANAGAHTHET